GCTACGTCCCGAACCGATGATCGACTCGAATTGGTTCGATGGCGATGGGGATGGAAACGACGACTACCCCGGCTCATTGCTGGACTTTGCGTTTGTCGCGGGAACCGCGAAAGAGTGGAAAGCCGAATGCCGAGTCCTGGTTCGTGACCAAGACTTCCCTGACGATAAAACCACCAGCGACCATCGCCCGATCGAACTGACGATTTGGCCAAGCTGGTAGTGGCTCCGCGTTGAGAGTTCTGCGTCGTTGCCCGACGAACCTGAAAAGAAAAAGTTTTCAATTTCTGCGTTGGTCTCCCGATAGCTGCCGCACCCGACGTGGCACCAAGGCGCCACGCAAATCAGGAATCTGCAAGGGTCATTGAATCGCGAAGAAGGGGGCCCAGAAGGCTAAAACGCAACCCTTCAAGTCCGATCGAACTCTATCGGTTTGAAACGAGGTTTTCGCGAAGCCGTTGCGGGGCTGGCCCCATGCGCCGACGAGCACAATGAGACCGAAGAAACGGCATGATTTTTCGGACCGGCCCTTTCCTGGGGCGACGTAACCTATAAACTACGATATTCCAGAGGCGGAAACTGGATGAAGCTCGCAGCGGGTTGCCCTGCATTTTGTAAATGCATCTACCCCGTCAATCGTTGACTTAGCAACCTGCTAACGAACGGTTTCCCCCGGTGCGATCACACCACTTCGTCGGTCTCGTTGGATCTATGACGCACAATCGTTCGCAGTCGCAAGCCTCTGCCACCCAAAATCAATCACAAACGTCCGCCCTCACTGAGCAAGGCTTCGTCGCACCTCAATTGGCCGGATACAAGTGTGAAGGATTTTTCGACGAATTGGTGGATGAAAACAATTTCGCCCGTCCAGATGCGGAAAACCTGATCGAATTGATCAACCGTCTTCCGCCGGAAGAACTCTTGCGGCGACAAAATGCGATCGAAAAATCGTTATACCGGATGGGCATCACCTTCACGGTCTATAGCGACGAAGCCGGCACCGAAAAAATCATGCCGTTCGACGTCGTACCGCGAATCGTTTCGGCCATGCTTTGGCAGCACATCGAAGCCGGCCTTAAGCAACGAATCCGTGCACTCAACCGGTTCCTATCGGATATCTACGGCGAACAAAAAATCATCCAAGACGGTGTCATACCGCGCGATATCATCGACTCGGCTCCTTCGTTCTTGAAAGAGTGCATTGGCTTGAAACCGCCCGGTGACGTTTGGTGCCACATCACCGGCACGGATTTGGTGCGAGACAATTCGGGCGGCGTCTACGTTCTGGAGGACAACCTTCGCTGCCCATCGGGCGTTTCATACGTGTTGCAGAATCGCCACGTTATGAAGCGAAATTTCCCGCAAGTCTTTGCCGCTTCGCAAGTCCGTCCCGTGAACGACTATCCATCAAGGTTGTACGGGATGTTGCAGGCGATCGCGCCGAAGGGTGTCACCCATCCGATGATCGCAGTGTTGACGCCGGGCGTTTACAACAGTGCGTACTATGAACACTCGTACTTGGCCCAACAAATGGGCGTCGAGCTGGTCGAGGGTCGCGATCTGACGGTCAAGAACGACATCGTTTACATGCGAACCACGGACGGATTGCAACGCGTCGACGTGATCTATCGCCGCGTCGACGATACGTTCCTAGATCCGGAAACATTCCGCAAGGATTCGTGCCTCGGTGTGGCGGGTTTGATGAAAGCTTATCGAGCGGGCAACGTTTCCCTAGCCAATGCGCCGGGCACTGGCATTGCGGACGACAAAGTCGTTTACGCATTTGTACCTGACATGATCAAGTACTATTTGGGCGAAGAATCCATCTTGGCGAACGTGCCAACCTACTTGTGCCATCGCGACGAAGATCGTGAGTACGTGCTTGCCAACCTCGACAAGTTGGTTGTTAAGGCGGCAGGCGAATCCGGTGGCTACGGAATCTTGATCGGCCCGCACGCTTCGCCCGCCGAACGTGAAGAGTTTGCTGGCAAGATCCGGACTGACCCCCGCAACTATATCGCGCAACCAACACTTCAACTTTCCCGCGTGCCGACGTTGGCTGGCAACGCGCTGGAAGGACGACACGTCGATTTGCGGCCTTACATTTTGTGTAGCGGCAAAGACGACATTTGGGTCATGCCGGGCGGACTAACTCGAGTCGCGTTGAAGAAAGGATCGCTGGTTGTCAATTCGTCCCAGGGCGGTGGCAGCAAGGATACATGGGTCTCCGCCGAGGCGGGGCAAGATATCGCCAGCGACTGGCAAGACGAGTAAGAAAAGTCATTGGCAGGTGGTTCCGCCGGCAACAATTGACTGCCCGATCCGCACCATTCGCTTTCAATCAGTGTCTTCGACACCAAACATCTACAACCTAGCATCTAAACCTTAATCCCATTTGCCTCATGCTCTCCCGCGTTGCCGAATCGATTTATTGGATGAGCCGCCAAATGGAACGGGCTGAAAACTTGGCCCGCTTCCTGGAAGTCACGCTGAACCTCACACTGGATCAAGCTGACTCGCTGGTGGATCCCTGGGAACCACTGGTCCAGGTTACCGGCGACACCGAGTGGTTCGTCGAAAAATATGGTGTGCCGACCCAACAAAGTGTGGTCAACTTCCTGGCGTTCGACTTGGAATACCACTCGTCCATGTTGACCTGCTTGCGAGCAGCGCGCGAAAACGCAAAGAGTGTCCGTGAGATGCTTTCCAGCGAAGCTTTCGAGCAAATCAACGAGTTCTATCACTTCGTTTCTGATTCCAGCGCGACTCAGATTACCGATCCGACGGCGGCATTCTTCGACAGTGTCCGGGACTACTCGCTGCTTTGGTCGGGAATCCTAGACAGCACGATGGCCCATGACATGCGTTGGCACTTCGCCAACGTCGGTCGGTTGCTGGAACGAGCGGATAAGACATCGCGGATTTTGGATGTCAAATACTTTAACCTGTTGCCCAATGTTACGGACGTGGGAACCGCGATTGACGACCTTCAATGGTCAACGCTTCTGTTGGCGATTAGCGGGTTTGAAGCTTACCGGCGCGAACACCATCTCGTGAATATCGAGAAAGTCGTCGCGTTCTTTTTGTTCCACCAAGCGTTCCCTCGTTCCGTTCGATCATGCGTTGCCGGCGCACACTGGTCGCTGACCGAGATCGAAGCAAAGTCAAATTCCGACGAACCCGGCGAAGCCATTCAACATATCGCCACCCTGCAACACCGATTGACCGAAAGCAACGTCAAGGAAGTGATCGCTGGAGGTATGCACCAGTTTATCGACTTGGTTCAACTCGAATTGAATCAAATCGGTGAGTCTCTCACTTACGACTATTTCAACGCACCTAGGCCTTCATGACCATTCGCGTCGCGCTCCACCACGTCACACGTTATCAGTACGATCGTCCCATTGCTGTCGGGCCCCAACTGGTCCGCCTTCGTCCCGCTTACCACGGCCGGACAAAGATTGAGGCGTATGATATTCGGGTTTCGCCCAAGCAACATTTTTGCAATTGGCAACAAGATCCTTTCGCCAATCCGATCGCGCGATACGTTTTCGAGAAGCCGACGGACCATTTCTCGGTTACCGTCGACTTGATTGCCGACATGACGGTGATCAATCCCTTCGATTTCTTCGTGGAAGAGTCGGCTGATTGCTGGCCATTTGAGTACGACGCGGAACTGAAGCTTCAACTGTCTCCCTACTTGGTCAAAGCGGAATTGACACCGAAGTTGGCCGAGTGGGTCGAATCGATGCCAAAGAAGACGGATCGCATCATCGATTTCTTGGTCGAAGTCAATCGACGCGCGCAAGAACGTGTTAACTACAACATCCGGCTTGAACCGGGCATGCAGTCGCCCGAAGAAACGCTGACGATCAATAGCGGATCATGCCGCGATTCGGCGTGGATGCTTGTCGAGTCGTTCCGCCAAATGGGCATGGCCGCTCGCTTCGTGTCCGGATACTTGATTCAACTGGTTGCCGACGAACCGCCGATCCCCGAAGCCGACGGCAGCGTCGCGCCAACGGGTCCGCAAGAAGACTTTTGCGATCTGCATGCTTGGATCGAAGTCTATTTGCCGGGTGCCGGATGGGTCGGATTGGACCCAACCAGCGGGCTGTTTGCCGGCGAAGGCCATATCCCACTGGCCAGCACGCCTTCGTATTCGGGGGCGGCACCGATTTCGGGCGGACACGAAAAAGCGGAAGTCAAGTTTCATCACGAAATGAGCGTCACGCGGGTCTACGAAACTCCGCGAGTGACGAAACCCTATAGCGACCAGCAATGGACGCGCATTATGGAAGTCGGCGACGAAGTCGACGACTTGCTTGACAAAAATGACGTTCGGCTGACGATGGGCGGCGAGCCGACTTTCGTTTCCATCGACAACATGGATGATCCACAGTGGAATAGCGAAGCAGTCGGCGAAGAAAAGCGTGTGCTCAGCAATGTGCTGCTACTGCGTCTTCGTGACAAATTGGCGCCGGGATCGCTGCTGCACTACGGTCAAGGAAAATGGTATCCCGGCGAGTCTCTGCCGCGTTGGGCGTTGACGTGTATGTGGCGCCGCGACGGCCAGCCGATTTGGAACAAACCAGAATTCATTGCGGACGAGGGAACCGATTACGGCCACACACCCGATGACGCAAAGAAGTTTGTGCATAGCTTGGCTGCGGAGCTGAACATCAGCGCTCGTATGACGGTGCCGGTCTACGAGGACTTGTTCCATTACCTGTGGCGCGAAGATCGATTGCCCATCGATGTCGACCCGACCGATCCGAAATTGGACGACCCCAACGAGCGTGCGATGATGATGCGCGCGTTCACGCAGGGCCTTAGCAACCCCGTTGGCTTTGTATTGCCCGTACGCCGCGCATGGTGGCAAGCACGCGCGGGTTGGGTCAGTGGTCGGTTGCCCGTTCGAAGCGACAAGCTGTTCTTGATCCCCGGCGATTCGCCGATCGGATTGCGATTGCCGTTGGCCGCCCTGCCGACAACTTATGCTGCGACAGCACCGTTCTATACCACGCCTGCGGATCCGTTTTCGAAGCGAGCTCCGTTGCCGGGAATGCCACGCGGGAACGAACCGGCGGTTCGCCATAGTGAACCTAGCCGCGGACCGGGGGAATTTGGCGGACGGGTCAACGAACAAGAACTGGACGAAGAGAATCCCGACGATTTGCCGACCAGCGATGACGTCGTCGGTACGGCGCTTTGCGTTGAATGTCGTTTCGGGCGTCTGCACGTTTTTATGCCGCCGACTCAGCGACTGGAAGACTATCTGGATTTGATCACTGCGATCGAAGCGACGTGCGAACGACTGAATACGCCCATCGTGGTCGAAGGTTATCTGCCGCCGCCGGATGATCGCATCGACTACTTCAAAGTCACGCCTGACCCCGGCGTGATCGAAGTCAACACGCAACCGACGTCGTCGTGGCCTGCGTTGGTCGAGCAAACGGAGTCGCTCTACCACGAAGCCAGAATGAGCCGCTTGGGCGCCGAGAAGTTTGACCTGGACGGTCGTCACACCGGCACCGGTGGTGGCAGCCACGTCGTTCTGGGTGGTTCATCGCCGTCGGAAAGTCCTTTCATTCGACGTCCCGACTTGTTGGCCAGCGTGATTCGGTTTTGGCACAACCACCCCGCGCTGTCCTTCATGTTCAGCAGCCGATTCATTGGGCCGACCAGCCAAGCACCGCGGATGGACGAATCGCGACGCGATGCGGTTTACGAAATGGAAATCGCGATGTCTCAACTCGATCGGATCGGCGAGCATCGCCCGCCTTGGTTGGTCGATCGATTGTTTCGTGATCTTTTGACGGACCTGACGGGGAACACGCACCGCGCCGAAATCTGTGTCGACAAACTTTACTCACCCGACTCGTCGACCGGACGATTGGGGCTGGTCGAGTTCCGCGGTTTCGAAATGCCGCCGAACTCACGCATGAACCTGTCCCAGCAGTTGCTGATTCGTTCCGCCGTGGCAGCGTTTTGGAAGCATCCCTATCGTCAACCGTTGGCGAACTGGGGAACTAGCCTGTATGACCGCTACATGCTGCCGCACTTCATTTGGCAAGACCTTTGCAACCTAGTCGGCGACCTTCGCCGCGAGGGTATCAATATCGAAAGCGAATGGTACGCGCCCCATCACGACTTTCGTTTCCAAAAGATTGGCGAAGTCTCCTTCAA
Above is a window of Rubripirellula tenax DNA encoding:
- a CDS encoding transglutaminase family protein, with translation MTIRVALHHVTRYQYDRPIAVGPQLVRLRPAYHGRTKIEAYDIRVSPKQHFCNWQQDPFANPIARYVFEKPTDHFSVTVDLIADMTVINPFDFFVEESADCWPFEYDAELKLQLSPYLVKAELTPKLAEWVESMPKKTDRIIDFLVEVNRRAQERVNYNIRLEPGMQSPEETLTINSGSCRDSAWMLVESFRQMGMAARFVSGYLIQLVADEPPIPEADGSVAPTGPQEDFCDLHAWIEVYLPGAGWVGLDPTSGLFAGEGHIPLASTPSYSGAAPISGGHEKAEVKFHHEMSVTRVYETPRVTKPYSDQQWTRIMEVGDEVDDLLDKNDVRLTMGGEPTFVSIDNMDDPQWNSEAVGEEKRVLSNVLLLRLRDKLAPGSLLHYGQGKWYPGESLPRWALTCMWRRDGQPIWNKPEFIADEGTDYGHTPDDAKKFVHSLAAELNISARMTVPVYEDLFHYLWREDRLPIDVDPTDPKLDDPNERAMMMRAFTQGLSNPVGFVLPVRRAWWQARAGWVSGRLPVRSDKLFLIPGDSPIGLRLPLAALPTTYAATAPFYTTPADPFSKRAPLPGMPRGNEPAVRHSEPSRGPGEFGGRVNEQELDEENPDDLPTSDDVVGTALCVECRFGRLHVFMPPTQRLEDYLDLITAIEATCERLNTPIVVEGYLPPPDDRIDYFKVTPDPGVIEVNTQPTSSWPALVEQTESLYHEARMSRLGAEKFDLDGRHTGTGGGSHVVLGGSSPSESPFIRRPDLLASVIRFWHNHPALSFMFSSRFIGPTSQAPRMDESRRDAVYEMEIAMSQLDRIGEHRPPWLVDRLFRDLLTDLTGNTHRAEICVDKLYSPDSSTGRLGLVEFRGFEMPPNSRMNLSQQLLIRSAVAAFWKHPYRQPLANWGTSLYDRYMLPHFIWQDLCNLVGDLRREGINIESEWYAPHHDFRFQKIGEVSFKDVHLQLRNAIEPWYVMGEEPAAGGTARYVDSSLERMEVLVDGFDSARMDVLCNGIRVPMHPTGVQSQSVAGIKYRAWQPPRCLHPTIGIHTPLQFDIVERATGMSIGGCRYHAVHPGGLSHASFPINANEAESRRASRFQAGTMTGGVIDVPRVPPPTGATEYAVTLDMRSAF
- a CDS encoding alpha-E domain-containing protein, producing MLSRVAESIYWMSRQMERAENLARFLEVTLNLTLDQADSLVDPWEPLVQVTGDTEWFVEKYGVPTQQSVVNFLAFDLEYHSSMLTCLRAARENAKSVREMLSSEAFEQINEFYHFVSDSSATQITDPTAAFFDSVRDYSLLWSGILDSTMAHDMRWHFANVGRLLERADKTSRILDVKYFNLLPNVTDVGTAIDDLQWSTLLLAISGFEAYRREHHLVNIEKVVAFFLFHQAFPRSVRSCVAGAHWSLTEIEAKSNSDEPGEAIQHIATLQHRLTESNVKEVIAGGMHQFIDLVQLELNQIGESLTYDYFNAPRPS
- a CDS encoding circularly permuted type 2 ATP-grasp protein translates to MTHNRSQSQASATQNQSQTSALTEQGFVAPQLAGYKCEGFFDELVDENNFARPDAENLIELINRLPPEELLRRQNAIEKSLYRMGITFTVYSDEAGTEKIMPFDVVPRIVSAMLWQHIEAGLKQRIRALNRFLSDIYGEQKIIQDGVIPRDIIDSAPSFLKECIGLKPPGDVWCHITGTDLVRDNSGGVYVLEDNLRCPSGVSYVLQNRHVMKRNFPQVFAASQVRPVNDYPSRLYGMLQAIAPKGVTHPMIAVLTPGVYNSAYYEHSYLAQQMGVELVEGRDLTVKNDIVYMRTTDGLQRVDVIYRRVDDTFLDPETFRKDSCLGVAGLMKAYRAGNVSLANAPGTGIADDKVVYAFVPDMIKYYLGEESILANVPTYLCHRDEDREYVLANLDKLVVKAAGESGGYGILIGPHASPAEREEFAGKIRTDPRNYIAQPTLQLSRVPTLAGNALEGRHVDLRPYILCSGKDDIWVMPGGLTRVALKKGSLVVNSSQGGGSKDTWVSAEAGQDIASDWQDE